One window of Oreochromis niloticus isolate F11D_XX linkage group LG23, O_niloticus_UMD_NMBU, whole genome shotgun sequence genomic DNA carries:
- the hmg20b gene encoding SWI/SNF-related matrix-associated actin-dependent regulator of chromatin subfamily E member 1-related isoform X1 yields the protein MGGIKQEQSDASQQPKASQTADQPPEEPKKRGWPKGKKRKKVLPNGPKAPVTGYVRFLNERREHMRARYPDLPFPEITKRLGAEWTRLAPMDKQRYLDEAEREKMQYAQELKEYQQTEAYQITSAKIQDKRIKKEDTPSAVIGTSSGSSLTKASDLSNRFDIPIFTEEFLDQNKAREAELRRLRKANIEFEEQNAVLQRHIKDMYNAKERLEAELGQDEKRTQALQQHLMAIKHTLVNSLSSVPLPGTGETASLGNLDSYLSRLSGVLEGNPHKHRALLTQLCEVLSHLDSEKL from the exons ATGGGAGGGATCAAACAAGAGCAGAGTGATGCATCACAGCAGCCCAAAGCTTCACAGACAGCGGATCAACCCCCAGAAGAG CCCAAGAAAAGAGGCTGGCCGaagggaaagaagaggaagaaggtgCTGCCAAATGGTCCCAAGGCACCTGTTACAGGATATGTCCGCTTTCTGAATGAACGGCGAGAACACATGCGGGCCAGGTACCCTGATTTACCTTTCCCAGAAATCACCAAGAGACTCGGAGCAGAGTGGACACGATTAGCTCCGATGGACAAACAG CGTTATCTGGATGAGGCGGAACGAGAGAAGATGCAGTATGCCCAGGAACTGAAGGAATATCAGCAGACTGAGGCCTATCAGATCACCAGTGCTAAAATACAAGACAAGAGGATCAAAAAAG AAGACACACCATCTGCAGTCATCGGCACTAGTTCAGGATCATCCTTAACAAAG GCTTCTGACCTCTCAAACAGATTTGACATTCCTATTTTCACCGAAGAGTTCCTCGATCAGAACAAAG CTCGAGAGGCAGAGTTGCGACGCCTCCGTAAGGCCAACATTGAGTTTGAGGAGCAGAATGCAGTGCTGCAGCGGCACATTAAGGACATGTACAATGCTAAAGAGCGCCTGGAGGCTGAACTGGGGCAAGATGAGAAGCGTACCCAGGctctccagcaacacttgatgGCCATTAAGCACACACTGGTCAACAGTCTCTCATCGGTGCCCTTGCCAG GTACTGGGGAGACAGCATCTCTTGGAAATCTGGATTCATACCTGAGTCGTCTCAGTGGAGTACTCGAGGGCAACCCTCATAAACACCGTGCCCTGCTTACCCAGCTTTGTGAGGTCCTATCTCACCTGGACAG
- the LOC100702471 gene encoding elongation factor 2, whose amino-acid sequence MVNFTVDQIRAIMDKKANIRNMSVIAHVDHGKSTLTDSLVSKAGIIASARAGETRFTDTRKDEQERCITIKSTAISLYYELSENDTAFIKQSKDGSGFLINLIDSPGHVDFSSEVTAALRVTDGALVVVDCVSGVCVQTETVLRQAIGERIKPVLMMNKMDRALLELQLEPEDLYQTFQRIVESVNVIISTYGEDENGPMGNIMVDPVLGTVGFGSGLHGWAFTLKQFAEMYAAKFAAKGNAQMTPVERCKKVEDMMKKLWGDRYYDTANGKFVKSAIGADGKKYPRTFCALVLDPIFKVFDAIMNFRKDEAAKLIQKMDIKLDNEDKDKEGKPLLKAVMRRWLPAGEALLQMITIHLPSPVTAQKYRCELLYEGPGDDEAAMGIKNCDPKGPLMMYISKMVPTSDKGRFYAFGRVFSGSVSTGLKVRIMGPNFVPGKKDDLYLKPIQRTILMMGRYVEPIEDVPCGNIVGLVGVDQFLVKTGTITTYDQAHNMRVMKFSVSPVVRVAVEAKNPADLPKLVEGLKRLSKSDPMVQCIIEESGEHIVAGAGELHLEICLKDLEEDHACIPIKKSDPVVSYRETVSAESDIMCLSKSPNKHNRLFMKARPFEEGLAEDIEKGEVSSRQELKARARYLADKYEWDVGEARKIWCFGPDGTGPNLLVDVTKGVQYLNEIKDSVVAGFQWAAKEGVLCEENMRAIRFDIHDVTLHTDAIHRGGGQIIPTARRALYACELTAEPRVMEPVYLVEIQCPEGAMGGIYGVLTRRRGHVFEESRVMGTPMYVIKAYLPVNESFGFTADLRSNTGGQAFPQCVFDHWQILPGNPLDATSKPGIVVLETRKRKGLKEGVPALDNYLDKL is encoded by the exons ATG GTGAACTTCACCGTAGACCAGATCCGTGCCATCATGGACAAGAAGGCCAACATCCGTAACATGTCCGTGATTGCGCACGTGGACCATGGAAAGTCAACTTTGACAGATTCCCTGGTGTCAAAGGCTGGCATCATTGCCTCAGCTCGTGCTGGAGAGACCCGTTTCACAGACACCCGCAAAGATGAGCAGGAGCGTTGCATTACCATCAAGTCAAC AGCCATCTCCCTGTACTACGAGCTGAGTGAAAATGACACCGCCTTCATTAAGCAGTCCAAGGATGGCTCTGGTTTCTTGATCAACTTGATCGATTCCCCAGGGCACGTTGACTTCTCCTCTGAAGTGACTGCTGCTCTCCGTGTCACTGACGGAGCCCTGGTTGTGGTGGACTGCGTGTCTG GCGTCTGCGTGCAGACTGAGACTGTGCTCCGTCAGGCTATTGGCGAGCGCATTAAGCCAGTCCTGATGATGAACAAGATGGACCGTGCCTTGCTGGAGCTGCAGCTTGAACCCGAAGACCTTTACCAGACCTTCCAGCGTATTGTTGAGTCTGTCAACGTAATCATTTCCACCTATGGCGAGGATGAAAATGGACCTATGGGTAACATCATG GTTGATCCAGTCCTCGGCACCGTTGGCTTTGGCTCTGGACTCCATGGCTGGGCTTTCACCCTCAAGCAGTTTGCTGAGATGTATGCAGCCAAGTTTGCTGCCAAGGGCAACGCCCAGATGACACCTGTTGAGCGCTGCAAGAAGGTGGAAGACATGATGAAGAAGCTGTGGGGTGATAG gTACTATGACACAGCAAATGGAAAGTTCGTCAAGTCCGCAATTGGAGCCGATGGCAAAAAGTACCCCCGCACCTTCTGTGCTCTTGTTCTGGATCCCATCTTCAAG GTGTTTGATGCCATCATGAACTTCAGAAAGGATGAAGCTGCCAAACTGATCCAGAAGATGGACATCAAGTTGGACAATGAGGACAAGGATAAGGAGGGTAAGCCTCTCCTAAAGGCTGTCATGCGTCGCTGGCTGCCTGCTGGAGAAGCCCTTCTGCAAATGATCACCATTCACCTGCCTTCCCCTGTCACTGCCCAGAAGTACCGTTGTGAGCTCCTCTATGAAGGACCTGGAGATGACGAGGCTGCCATGG GCATCAAGAACTGCGACCCCAAGGGTCCCCTGATGATGTACATCTCAAAGATGGTCCCCACCAGTGACAAGGGTCGCTTCTATGCATTTGGTCGTGTGTTCTCTGGGTCTGTGTCCACTGGCCTGAAGGTACGCATCATGGGACCAAACTTCGTCCCTGGCAAGAAGGACGACCTCTACTTGAAGCCAATTCAGAG GACCATTCTGATGATGGGCCGTTACGTCGAGCCCATTGAAGATGTGCCTTGTGGTAACATCGTGGGTCTGGTTGGAGTGGACCAGTTCCTTGTCAAGACAGGCACAATCACCACCTACGACCAAGCACACAACATGAGAGTGATGAAGTTCAGCGTCAGCCCCGTTGTCAGAGTAGCTGTGGAGGCCAAAAATCCCGCTGACCTGCCCAAGCTGGTGGAGGGTTTGAAGCGTCTGTCCAAGTCTGATCCTATGGTGCAGTGCATCATTGAGGAGTCTGGAGAGCACATTGTTGCTGGAGCTGGAGAGCTGCACCTGGAGATCTGTCTGAAGGATTTGGAGGAGGATCATGCCTGCATTCCAATCAAg aaaTCTGATCCTGTGGTGTCCTACAGAGAGACTGTCAGCGCAGAGTCAGATATCATGTGTCTGTCAAAGTCACCCAACAAGCACAACCGTCTGTTCATGAAAGCCCGTCCCTTCGAGGAAGGCCTGGCAGAAGACATTGAGAAGGGTGAGGTTTCCTCTCGTCAGGAGCTCAAGGCCCGTGCCCGTTACCTTGCTGACAAGTACGAATGGGACGTCGGCGAGGCCAGAAAAATCTGGTGCTTCGGTCCTGATGGAACTGGCCCCAACCTGCTGGTGGACGTTACCAAGGGAGTGCAGTACCTCAATGAGATCAAGGACAGCGTTGTTGCTGGTTTCCAGTGGGCCGCCAAGGAG GGTGTCCTCTGTGAAGAGAACATGCGTGCCATTCGCTTCGACATCCATGATGTGACCCTGCATACAGATGCTATTCACCGTGGTGGTGGCCAGATTATCCCCACAGCCCGCAGAGCTCTGTATGCTTGTGAGCTCACAGCTGAACCCAGAGTTATGGAGCCCGTCTACCTTGTCGAGATCCAG TGCCCTGAAGGTGCAATGGGTGGCATTTACGGCGTGCTGACCAGGAGGCGTGGTCATGTGTTTGAGGAGTCCAGGGTCATGGGAACACCTATGTATGTCATCAAGGCCTACCTGCCTGTCAACGAGTCATTCG GTTTCACAGCTGACCTGCGTTCCAACACTGGTGGCCAGGCCTTCCCACAGTGCGTGTTCGACCATTGGCAGATCCTCCCTGGAAACCCACTGGATGCCACATCCAAGCCCGGTATAGTTGTCCTTGAGACACGTAAACGTAAAGGTCTCAAAGAAGGTGTCCCAGCCTTGGACAACTACCTGGACAAATTGTAA
- the hmg20b gene encoding SWI/SNF-related matrix-associated actin-dependent regulator of chromatin subfamily E member 1-related isoform X2 — protein sequence MGGIKQEQSDASQQPKASQTADQPPEEPKKRGWPKGKKRKKVLPNGPKAPVTGYVRFLNERREHMRARYPDLPFPEITKRLGAEWTRLAPMDKQRYLDEAEREKMQYAQELKEYQQTEAYQITSAKIQDKRIKKDTPSAVIGTSSGSSLTKASDLSNRFDIPIFTEEFLDQNKAREAELRRLRKANIEFEEQNAVLQRHIKDMYNAKERLEAELGQDEKRTQALQQHLMAIKHTLVNSLSSVPLPGTGETASLGNLDSYLSRLSGVLEGNPHKHRALLTQLCEVLSHLDSEKL from the exons ATGGGAGGGATCAAACAAGAGCAGAGTGATGCATCACAGCAGCCCAAAGCTTCACAGACAGCGGATCAACCCCCAGAAGAG CCCAAGAAAAGAGGCTGGCCGaagggaaagaagaggaagaaggtgCTGCCAAATGGTCCCAAGGCACCTGTTACAGGATATGTCCGCTTTCTGAATGAACGGCGAGAACACATGCGGGCCAGGTACCCTGATTTACCTTTCCCAGAAATCACCAAGAGACTCGGAGCAGAGTGGACACGATTAGCTCCGATGGACAAACAG CGTTATCTGGATGAGGCGGAACGAGAGAAGATGCAGTATGCCCAGGAACTGAAGGAATATCAGCAGACTGAGGCCTATCAGATCACCAGTGCTAAAATACAAGACAAGAGGATCAAAAAAG ACACACCATCTGCAGTCATCGGCACTAGTTCAGGATCATCCTTAACAAAG GCTTCTGACCTCTCAAACAGATTTGACATTCCTATTTTCACCGAAGAGTTCCTCGATCAGAACAAAG CTCGAGAGGCAGAGTTGCGACGCCTCCGTAAGGCCAACATTGAGTTTGAGGAGCAGAATGCAGTGCTGCAGCGGCACATTAAGGACATGTACAATGCTAAAGAGCGCCTGGAGGCTGAACTGGGGCAAGATGAGAAGCGTACCCAGGctctccagcaacacttgatgGCCATTAAGCACACACTGGTCAACAGTCTCTCATCGGTGCCCTTGCCAG GTACTGGGGAGACAGCATCTCTTGGAAATCTGGATTCATACCTGAGTCGTCTCAGTGGAGTACTCGAGGGCAACCCTCATAAACACCGTGCCCTGCTTACCCAGCTTTGTGAGGTCCTATCTCACCTGGACAG